The Geoalkalibacter sp. genome contains the following window.
CTGCTCACCGGCCTGGTGCATGGTTTTTACGCGGCGCGGGGGCTTTATGCCCTGGTCATGCCCCAGTACGCCGGAACCGACCTGGCCGGCTTCATGGGCATGCAGTCGGTTCTGATCAACGGCGGCGCGGTGCTGGTCATGATTCTCGCCCTGGTGCGCCGTGACCGCGAGGTGCGCAATCTCGCCGTGCTGATTACGCTCATCGGCGCGCTCAAGGTGTTTCTCTTCGATCTGCTTGGCGCCGCCGGTCTGGGGATCAGCGGTGTTCCCCTGGTGCTCAGTGTCTTTTCCTTCGGCGCCGCCGTCGCCGTCGAATCCCTACTGCTTGGGCGCTGGCCCAAGGAATCCCGGCAAGCCGAGAGTCCCGGTCGAGTGACCGCGCCGAATCTGGTGGAGTCGCCTTCCGCCCGGCATTGACCAGCGGCGCAATAGGCAGCAAAAAAAAGGCTGCCCCGTGGGGGGGCAGCCTTTTTTAACCATCGGCAAGGATACCGAAGAGAGTGCTTAGTGCAGACCGCCGTGCATGAAGGCGTAAATCATCAGCACCACCAGACCCAGACCGGTGATCACGGCGATAAAGCCGAAGGTCTTGAGGATGAAGTCATAGAGCACGCCCGAGGGCTTGGGCTTGACGAACTGCTCTGTGATGCCCAGTTCCTCGTAGCGCTTCCATTGATCGCCGCGTTCCTCGATGAATTCCTCCTTGTTCATTTCGCCGTTGAAGATGACGAAATCCATGGGGAACTTCTCGGGGCGGCCGTGGGTGTTGAAGAAGTGCACGGTGAAGATGAAGCCCGTCGCCAGCAACGCCTCGTCGGAGTGGATGATGGTTGCGACGTTGAAGGCCCAACCGGGCAGAAAGCCGCCGAAGAACTCAGGGAACCAAAGCATCAGGCCCGATCCGCCGATGGCGATCATACCCCAGAAGACCGCGAGGAAGTCGAATTTCTCCCAGTAGGTCCAGCGCTCGAAGGTCGGCTTGGGACCCAGGAACAGGAACCAGCGGAACATCCCGGCGATATCGTTGATGTCGCGCAGGTTGGGGAACAGGGAATCAGGACCGAACAGGCGCTGAATCGGATTGCCGGGGATATCCTTGCGCACGAAGAGGAAGTTGTAGCTCATGACCACCGCGGCACCGAAGTAAACGAAGGTGATGACCGCGCAGGCGCGATGGATCAGGCCGGCATTGTGGGCGCCGCCGAAGAAATCCATGAGAATCTTCGCCCAGGGCTGGCTGGCGAACTTGAGGGGCAGACCCGTCAACGACAGGCCGAGGAAGCTGATGATGACCAGCAGGTGCAGGAAGATGTGCAGCCGGTTGAAGCGGCGATAGATCTTGTAGGCATCGGGGATGTGATGATGCGCCTCGCCGCGAATCAGGGCGGCGCGCTTCTCACGGTTTTCCACGAAGCCGCGGAACATCCACAGCAGGGTATGCACCCAGAACACCGCGAAGACCGAAACCAGCAGGGTGGTCATGCTGACGAAGGTCCAGTAGAGAATGGGATAATTCTCGCGGTCGCTGTAGTCGCCATGGGCGTAGAACTTGGTGAACAGGGGCGTGGCGCCGGGATGGCAGGCGCCGCAGGTTTGCACCAGGTTGGCGGGATTGGTGCTGGCGCGCGGATCATTGTGTTGAAACACGGCATGGGAGGTGTGGCAATCGGCGCAGCCGGCCACCAGCTCGGGGTAGCCGAGGCGATAGCTCTTGCCGTGATAGCTGTCCATGTAGGTGGAAACGGCCACGGTGGTCACGTTGTTGCGCGCCATCATCTCCCGGTCGGCATGACAGTCAAGGCAGACGCGGGTATGGAATTCGCGGGTCGCGAAATCCGTGGGATCGCCGACT
Protein-coding sequences here:
- a CDS encoding cytochrome c3 family protein; translated protein: MSKILSRLTLALFFLLPLCLNAAAAENGLAIDPLTCLECHSDVVSAEDFAASVHGRNACTSCHTDITDLDAHMIGEQMPGPPQCVRCHKKETAEHYASVHMLNDITCAACHHDIHSHNYWQGDKRIAVAKCTECHADAYEIYHESVHGQAVAAGNMDSAACFDCHNLHQIQEVGDPTDFATREFHTRVCLDCHADREMMARNNVTTVAVSTYMDSYHGKSYRLGYPELVAGCADCHTSHAVFQHNDPRASTNPANLVQTCGACHPGATPLFTKFYAHGDYSDRENYPILYWTFVSMTTLLVSVFAVFWVHTLLWMFRGFVENREKRAALIRGEAHHHIPDAYKIYRRFNRLHIFLHLLVIISFLGLSLTGLPLKFASQPWAKILMDFFGGAHNAGLIHRACAVITFVYFGAAVVMSYNFLFVRKDIPGNPIQRLFGPDSLFPNLRDINDIAGMFRWFLFLGPKPTFERWTYWEKFDFLAVFWGMIAIGGSGLMLWFPEFFGGFLPGWAFNVATIIHSDEALLATGFIFTVHFFNTHGRPEKFPMDFVIFNGEMNKEEFIEERGDQWKRYEELGITEQFVKPKPSGVLYDFILKTFGFIAVITGLGLVVLMIYAFMHGGLH